The following coding sequences are from one Limnobacter sp. SAORIC-580 window:
- a CDS encoding heavy metal response regulator transcription factor yields MKILVIEDEKKLASYLQKGLSSEGFVVDVAHNGIDGLHLATEGHYELIILDGMLPDLDGLGVLAALRQTMNIPVLMLTARSMVEDRVKGLQAGADDYLTKPFAFSELVARVHALARRAQGQPSATADSSHLGLADLELDAVKRQAKRAGQDLRLTAKEFSLLWLLLRRKGEVLSRTELAELVWDMHFDSETNVVDVAVRRLRSKMDEPFDQPLLHTVRGMGYVLEQRAVVEQANEQAVGDLPS; encoded by the coding sequence ATGAAAATTCTGGTGATTGAAGACGAAAAAAAACTGGCCAGCTACCTTCAAAAAGGGCTGAGTTCGGAAGGCTTTGTGGTGGATGTTGCCCACAACGGCATTGACGGTTTGCACCTGGCCACCGAGGGCCATTACGAACTCATTATTCTGGATGGCATGTTGCCCGACCTGGATGGCTTGGGCGTTTTGGCCGCCTTGCGCCAAACCATGAACATTCCCGTACTTATGCTCACGGCCCGTTCCATGGTTGAAGACCGTGTGAAAGGTTTGCAGGCGGGTGCCGACGATTACCTGACCAAGCCTTTCGCTTTCTCTGAATTGGTGGCCCGTGTGCATGCATTGGCCCGCCGTGCGCAAGGCCAACCCAGTGCCACTGCCGACAGCAGCCACCTCGGCCTGGCGGATCTTGAACTGGACGCAGTAAAGCGCCAGGCCAAGCGGGCTGGGCAAGACTTGCGTTTGACCGCCAAAGAATTCAGCCTGTTGTGGTTGCTGTTGCGCCGAAAAGGCGAGGTGCTTTCGCGCACCGAGTTGGCAGAACTCGTGTGGGACATGCACTTTGACAGTGAAACGAATGTGGTAGATGTGGCGGTGCGGCGCTTGCGCAGCAAAATGGACGAACCTTTTGACCAGCCTTTGTTGCACACGGTGCGTGGCATGGGCTATGTGCTGGAACAACGTGCGGTGGTTGAGCAGGCCAATGAGCAGGCCGTAGGGGACCTTCCATCGTGA
- a CDS encoding ATP-binding protein, translated as MSILSILGVGIIAIISYQAICMWQDMRHQDTLSRAASSVEQVLARNSELLPTEMWSRVDELLLSLGNVRAKVHGENGQVLYGPQLLLSQVKHKVSYMHPLNGLGGSMPMRDLELAMDVSEDKRFLKFIALLFTAVTVVWGFFIMLLSGTLARFELKPLNKFGRKIADFDPSDVNARIKSDHEPEELYPVIEQFNKLMGKVGQYQEQLRSFNSNVAHELNTPLSSLTVSHELLLREKNPDPEHLKEALHSHLEELQRMNRIIQSMLFLSHASQGQYNDFRWVEKLSEPVMTVMDYMEAMLEEKHLHFELHGDASARIDSELVKRALSNLVSNAIRYAEEGSTIHIHIEPAHTSSLVNVTVSNKGVCIPERSVPHLFEPFYRVDQSRNESGHNHGLGLAIVAAIARLHGGEPFAQCDGEWVRIGFSVKQ; from the coding sequence ATGTCGATACTCAGTATTCTGGGTGTGGGCATTATCGCCATCATCAGTTACCAGGCCATTTGCATGTGGCAAGACATGCGGCATCAGGACACTCTCAGTCGCGCGGCTTCCAGCGTTGAACAGGTGCTGGCCCGCAACAGCGAACTTTTGCCCACTGAAATGTGGAGCCGGGTGGATGAATTGCTGTTAAGCCTTGGCAATGTGCGTGCAAAAGTGCACGGAGAAAACGGGCAAGTGCTATATGGCCCGCAGTTGTTGTTAAGCCAGGTGAAGCACAAAGTAAGCTACATGCACCCCTTGAACGGACTGGGCGGCAGCATGCCCATGCGAGATCTAGAATTGGCCATGGATGTGTCTGAAGACAAACGTTTTTTGAAGTTTATTGCTTTGCTGTTTACGGCGGTTACAGTGGTTTGGGGATTTTTCATCATGCTGTTGAGCGGCACACTGGCCCGGTTTGAATTGAAACCCCTGAACAAGTTTGGTCGAAAAATTGCGGACTTTGATCCTTCAGATGTCAACGCCAGAATCAAAAGCGACCATGAACCCGAAGAGCTTTACCCGGTTATTGAGCAGTTCAACAAGTTGATGGGCAAGGTAGGGCAGTATCAGGAACAGTTGCGATCGTTTAACTCCAATGTGGCACACGAGTTGAACACGCCTTTGTCCAGCCTTACCGTAAGCCACGAGTTGTTGTTGCGCGAGAAGAACCCCGATCCGGAGCATTTGAAAGAAGCCTTGCACAGCCACCTTGAAGAACTGCAACGCATGAACCGCATTATTCAAAGCATGCTGTTTTTGTCGCATGCCAGCCAGGGTCAGTACAACGATTTTCGCTGGGTTGAAAAGTTGAGTGAACCAGTGATGACGGTGATGGACTACATGGAGGCCATGCTGGAGGAAAAGCATTTGCACTTTGAATTGCACGGCGATGCTTCAGCACGCATTGATTCCGAATTGGTCAAGCGGGCTTTGTCCAACCTCGTGTCCAATGCCATTCGCTATGCCGAAGAGGGCAGCACAATTCACATTCACATTGAACCTGCGCATACCAGTAGCTTGGTCAACGTTACCGTGAGCAACAAAGGCGTGTGTATTCCCGAGCGTAGCGTGCCTCATTTGTTTGAGCCTTTTTACCGGGTGGATCAATCACGCAATGAAAGTGGGCATAACCATGGTTTGGGCTTGGCAATTGTGGCTGCCATTGCCCGTTTGCATGGGGGTGAACCCTTTGCCCAGTGCGATGGGGAATGGGTACGCATCGGGTTTTCAGTGAAACAATAA
- a CDS encoding phosphoethanolamine transferase yields the protein MWRNIFNPQNRWIAGVSAFLMLLANGSFTSRLMQAYPLFDGNVLFVASVFLLFTLATTLLLVWLCHGRAAPWVLAFYLIASSMAAYFMSTYGTVIDQTMLENTLQTNAAEAGDLFSISMLLYLLVLGVLPAWYVLRRMPRAKGLATELRAKALFSVCLLAGMVLLIVPFTSQYASFFREHKSLRFYANPTYFTYSAIRLASSKIKGSAGPVVVQAVAPDAALNDEPPLHPKELIVLVVGETARADRFALNGYTKPTNPMLDKEDVVSLGNVTSCGTSTAVSVPCMFSLAGHDGFDGDKVNQFENVLDVLKRQGVEILWRDNNSDSKGVALRLPYENFRDPAINPVCDSECRDAGMLVGLEDHIRKHPGKDLLIVLHQMGNHGPAYYKRYPPEFERFTPVCKTNELSKCTDEEINNAYDNAISYTDHFLAQTIALLKKFDSSHETAMLYVSDHGESLGEQGMYLHGAPYVFSPREQTHVASVLWFGKNFDYRTDDLRLVKDYPFTHDDLFCALMLTFEVESGVCTQRTNALKAHFEQQGQTR from the coding sequence ATGTGGCGCAATATTTTCAATCCGCAAAACCGTTGGATAGCGGGTGTTTCTGCGTTCCTTATGCTTTTGGCCAACGGTAGTTTTACAAGCCGCTTGATGCAAGCCTATCCCCTCTTCGATGGCAATGTGTTGTTTGTTGCATCCGTATTTTTGTTGTTTACCCTCGCCACCACTTTGTTGTTGGTATGGTTGTGCCATGGGCGTGCAGCGCCTTGGGTATTGGCTTTTTATTTGATTGCTTCAAGCATGGCGGCGTATTTCATGTCGACCTACGGCACGGTGATTGACCAAACCATGCTGGAAAACACCTTGCAAACCAATGCGGCCGAGGCAGGCGACCTGTTTTCGATTTCCATGCTGTTGTACTTGTTGGTTCTGGGTGTGTTACCTGCCTGGTATGTGCTGCGGCGCATGCCCAGGGCAAAGGGCCTTGCAACAGAACTTCGCGCCAAGGCATTGTTCAGTGTGTGTTTGCTGGCAGGCATGGTGTTGTTGATTGTGCCTTTTACCTCCCAATACGCTTCATTTTTCCGTGAACACAAAAGCCTGCGCTTTTACGCCAACCCCACGTATTTCACCTACTCAGCCATTCGCTTGGCCAGCAGCAAAATCAAAGGCAGTGCTGGCCCCGTGGTGGTGCAGGCAGTGGCGCCAGACGCTGCATTGAATGATGAACCCCCGCTGCACCCCAAGGAACTGATTGTTTTGGTGGTGGGCGAAACGGCGCGTGCCGACCGGTTTGCACTGAATGGCTACACCAAGCCCACCAACCCCATGTTGGACAAAGAAGATGTGGTTTCTCTGGGCAATGTTACTTCCTGCGGTACATCAACCGCCGTGTCGGTGCCCTGCATGTTTTCACTGGCTGGGCACGATGGCTTCGATGGTGATAAAGTCAATCAATTCGAGAACGTGCTGGATGTGCTGAAACGCCAGGGCGTTGAAATTTTGTGGCGCGACAACAATTCCGATTCCAAAGGCGTTGCCCTTCGTTTGCCCTACGAGAATTTTCGCGACCCGGCCATCAACCCGGTTTGCGATTCTGAATGCCGAGACGCCGGCATGCTGGTTGGGCTTGAAGACCACATACGAAAACACCCCGGTAAAGACCTGTTGATTGTGTTGCATCAAATGGGCAACCATGGCCCCGCTTACTACAAACGCTACCCGCCAGAGTTTGAGCGGTTTACGCCTGTGTGCAAAACCAATGAATTGTCAAAATGCACCGACGAGGAAATCAACAACGCCTACGACAATGCAATTTCGTACACAGATCATTTTTTGGCGCAAACCATTGCTTTGCTGAAAAAATTCGACTCAAGCCATGAAACTGCAATGCTTTACGTGAGCGACCACGGCGAGTCCCTGGGTGAGCAAGGCATGTATTTGCATGGCGCACCGTATGTGTTTTCGCCCAGGGAACAAACCCATGTGGCTTCGGTGTTGTGGTTTGGAAAAAACTTTGACTACCGTACTGACGACTTGAGGCTGGTCAAGGATTATCCTTTCACGCACGACGACTTGTTCTGCGCACTTATGTTGACTTTCGAGGTTGAAAGTGGCGTTTGCACGCAGCGCACCAATGCTTTGAAAGCTCATTTTGAGCAGCAAGGGCAAACAAGGTAA